A genomic segment from Dietzia psychralcaliphila encodes:
- a CDS encoding Rieske 2Fe-2S domain-containing protein yields the protein MPKPPLPMKPTGWFQVAWSAEIPVGHVHRVRAFGEDLVAWRSRSGQVTVMDAYCKHLGAHLGHGGTVVGETIQCPFHGWQWNSDGRNTAIPYADRPNIGRKITTYPMVERNESIYIWHDLEGRDPYFDVPDVFTSWDDSTSAEDYHPCHPRTTLYEERLQLHAQYVMENGVDFAHFEFVHKVPIIPVFTRQDFDGPVSYVDFTIAFEGSPGSIEEVDSGVEAINGGLGVAVTRSHGMVDNRTATCVTPVDDETSDVRFSVWIRRRKDLDDDESAERAATHGHAVIEQFEADLAIWKYQKYSDPAALAPGEYEGFTALRKWATQFYPDNSLLER from the coding sequence ATGCCGAAACCCCCGCTCCCCATGAAGCCGACCGGCTGGTTCCAGGTGGCGTGGTCGGCCGAGATCCCCGTCGGCCACGTCCACCGGGTCCGAGCGTTCGGGGAGGACCTGGTGGCCTGGCGGAGCAGATCCGGCCAGGTCACCGTGATGGACGCGTACTGCAAACACCTCGGCGCCCACCTCGGCCACGGCGGCACCGTTGTCGGCGAGACCATCCAGTGCCCCTTCCACGGATGGCAGTGGAACTCAGACGGGCGCAACACCGCCATCCCCTACGCGGACCGTCCGAACATCGGTCGCAAGATCACGACCTATCCGATGGTCGAGCGGAACGAGTCGATCTACATCTGGCACGACCTGGAGGGCCGGGATCCGTACTTCGACGTCCCCGACGTCTTCACCAGCTGGGACGACAGTACGAGCGCCGAGGACTACCACCCGTGCCACCCGCGGACCACGCTCTACGAGGAGCGACTGCAACTCCATGCGCAGTACGTCATGGAGAACGGCGTCGACTTCGCGCACTTCGAGTTTGTCCACAAGGTGCCGATCATCCCGGTCTTCACCCGACAGGACTTCGACGGACCGGTCTCGTATGTCGACTTCACCATCGCGTTCGAGGGCTCTCCGGGGTCGATCGAGGAGGTCGACAGCGGAGTCGAGGCCATCAACGGCGGGCTGGGAGTCGCCGTCACCCGCAGTCACGGGATGGTCGACAACCGCACGGCCACATGCGTCACCCCGGTCGACGACGAGACCTCCGACGTCCGGTTCTCCGTCTGGATCCGTCGCCGAAAAGACCTGGACGACGACGAATCCGCCGAGCGCGCAGCCACACACGGCCACGCCGTGATCGAGCAGTTCGAGGCCGACCTCGCCATCTGGAAGTACCAGAAGTACTCCGACCCCGCCGCGCTCGCTCCCGGCGAATACGAGGGGTTCACCGCGCTGCGGAAATGGGCCACACAGTTCTATCCCGACAATTCACTTCTCGAAAGGTGA
- a CDS encoding dihydrodipicolinate reductase yields the protein MTSRTSRPARVFQVATGNVGSEMIKRIGTHPDLELVGVHCYSPAKVGRDVGELAGIAPVGILATGTVEEIIAARPDVLTFHGVFPDEELYLQVLEAGINVVTTADWITGHHRDLNHPHPSGRSWKDILDEAAKSGGVTFYGTGMNPGLNQILGVVASADVADIENVTTIESVDVSCHHSADTWKEVGYGRPVDDPELPGMLRKYTEVFADSVYMMADAFDLELDEVVFDCELGACTEDVDLGWYQLPAGSLGGSYIKYLGMVDGVSRIETHLEWQMTPLTEPKWDIKGCYITMIKGDPQIYNKHMIFPAPGVDLSDPEDFASIGMTVTGLPALNSIRSVIAAPAGVVTSADLPLRSFAGRFVR from the coding sequence ATGACCAGCAGAACCAGTAGGCCCGCCCGCGTGTTCCAGGTCGCCACCGGCAACGTCGGCAGCGAGATGATCAAACGGATCGGCACGCACCCGGACCTCGAACTCGTGGGCGTCCACTGCTACTCGCCCGCGAAGGTCGGCCGCGACGTGGGCGAGCTCGCCGGCATCGCGCCGGTCGGGATCCTCGCGACAGGCACCGTCGAGGAGATCATCGCGGCACGTCCGGACGTGCTCACATTCCACGGCGTCTTTCCTGATGAGGAGCTCTACCTGCAGGTCCTCGAGGCCGGCATCAACGTCGTCACCACCGCCGACTGGATCACCGGCCACCACCGCGACCTCAACCATCCGCACCCGTCCGGCCGATCGTGGAAGGACATCCTGGACGAGGCCGCGAAATCCGGTGGAGTGACCTTCTACGGCACGGGGATGAACCCGGGCCTCAACCAGATCCTGGGCGTCGTCGCCTCGGCCGACGTGGCCGACATCGAGAACGTCACGACGATCGAGTCCGTGGACGTTTCCTGCCACCACTCCGCCGACACGTGGAAAGAGGTCGGCTACGGCAGGCCCGTCGACGACCCGGAACTGCCGGGGATGCTGCGGAAGTACACCGAGGTGTTCGCCGACTCGGTGTACATGATGGCCGACGCGTTCGACCTGGAGCTGGACGAGGTGGTGTTCGACTGCGAGCTGGGCGCCTGCACCGAGGACGTGGACCTGGGTTGGTACCAGCTACCCGCGGGATCCCTCGGCGGGAGCTACATCAAGTACCTGGGGATGGTCGACGGGGTGTCGCGGATCGAGACCCACCTCGAGTGGCAGATGACCCCGCTCACCGAGCCCAAGTGGGACATCAAGGGGTGCTACATCACGATGATCAAGGGCGATCCGCAGATCTACAACAAGCACATGATCTTCCCCGCCCCCGGCGTCGATCTCTCCGACCCCGAGGACTTCGCGTCCATCGGCATGACGGTGACGGGACTGCCGGCGCTGAACTCCATCAGGTCGGTCATCGCCGCGCCCGCCGGGGTCGTCACCAGCGCCGATCTGCCGCTCCGGTCGTTCGCCGGCAGGTTCGTCAGGTAG
- the cynS gene encoding cyanase, translating into MTPIMPKHDAAAHVDSARIRQGRTWAELADHLGAPLVWTTAALLGQHPMTAEQARSVCDLLGLDEAVAESLALQPSRGTPPEVMADPTIYRFTEALSVYGPALKALIHEEFGDGIMSAINFTVDFARRPDPDGDRVVITLDGKFLDYRW; encoded by the coding sequence ATGACACCGATCATGCCCAAGCACGACGCCGCCGCACACGTGGATTCCGCCCGCATCCGCCAGGGACGCACCTGGGCAGAACTGGCCGACCACCTGGGAGCGCCGCTGGTGTGGACGACCGCGGCACTGCTCGGTCAACACCCCATGACCGCCGAGCAGGCGCGCTCGGTGTGCGACCTCCTCGGGTTGGACGAGGCCGTGGCGGAGAGCCTCGCCCTGCAACCGAGCCGCGGCACACCACCCGAGGTGATGGCGGACCCGACGATCTACCGCTTCACCGAGGCGCTCTCGGTGTACGGGCCCGCGCTCAAGGCACTCATCCACGAGGAGTTCGGCGACGGGATCATGAGCGCGATCAACTTCACCGTCGACTTCGCGAGGCGGCCCGATCCTGACGGCGACCGGGTCGTGATCACGCTGGACGGCAAGTTCCTCGACTACCGCTGGTGA
- a CDS encoding formate/nitrite transporter family protein — MSYVQPSDFTRAMIDAGASKVRMSTRDTLIRSFMAGAILGLAAAFAITVTVQTGSALLGAVLFPVGFILLYLLGFDLLTGVFTLVPLALLDKRKGVTVKGMLRNWGLVFLGNFAGALTVAFLMAFITTYGFNIAPDEVGQRLGEIGESRTLGYAEHGAAGMLTLFFRGVLCNWMVSTGVVAAMMSTSVSGKALTMWMPVMLFFYMGFEHSVVNMFLFPTGLMLGGEFSLTDYLVWNEIPTVIGNLVGGLCFVGLTLYVTHARTKAQRPLPEEPAEPESERESAAV, encoded by the coding sequence GTGTCCTACGTCCAACCCTCGGACTTCACCCGCGCGATGATCGACGCCGGGGCGAGCAAGGTCCGCATGTCCACCCGAGACACTCTAATCCGCAGCTTCATGGCGGGCGCCATCCTGGGCCTGGCCGCCGCGTTTGCCATCACCGTCACGGTCCAGACCGGCAGCGCGCTCCTCGGAGCGGTGCTCTTCCCCGTCGGCTTCATCCTCCTGTACCTGCTGGGCTTCGATCTGCTCACCGGAGTGTTCACGCTCGTGCCGCTCGCCCTGCTCGACAAACGCAAAGGGGTGACGGTGAAGGGGATGCTTCGGAATTGGGGCCTGGTCTTTCTGGGGAACTTCGCCGGCGCCCTCACCGTGGCATTCCTCATGGCCTTCATCACCACGTACGGATTCAACATCGCGCCCGACGAGGTCGGTCAGCGTCTGGGCGAGATCGGCGAATCCCGGACCCTGGGCTACGCCGAGCACGGTGCGGCCGGGATGCTGACCCTGTTCTTCCGCGGTGTGCTGTGCAACTGGATGGTCTCGACGGGCGTAGTGGCCGCGATGATGTCCACGAGCGTGAGTGGCAAGGCGCTGACCATGTGGATGCCCGTGATGCTGTTCTTCTACATGGGATTCGAGCACTCGGTGGTCAACATGTTCCTGTTCCCGACCGGCCTGATGCTCGGCGGCGAATTCTCGCTGACCGACTACCTGGTGTGGAACGAGATCCCGACCGTCATCGGCAACCTCGTCGGCGGACTCTGCTTCGTGGGCCTGACCCTCTACGTCACCCACGCCCGGACCAAGGCGCAGCGACCGCTGCCGGAGGAGCCGGCCGAACCCGAGTCTGAGCGCGAGTCCGCTGCAGTCTGA
- a CDS encoding WXG100 family type VII secretion target, whose translation MLTSGGRYEKFLSTEGAFDTARQIGTVYSLFAGEDLRTLLNGYVDQAKAMSMLFAAAGGLIEAQDEAVAAALGKAAQEPAGLQSLGLMGSLGSTIAMLDAADGTSTPRGYDRVGPEEVSGAPLARMVSGAQALDPAQFQQVRDRVSTVASSIRSAAADLHGGLRDALGSQWQGEFAAQASTSVGSFTDSVDKLATVLEQVVVKAETAENGFSTTKSRIGEESASLQASQVNTPGFGYVHGPPTPESATAMAAAQAAAEEQARAIVNTVYSPAVMDANLADLDIPSPYRVVSTSALGGASGLDLVSAWNVDGVVRPAGPAAPGEAALAAAGGEAAPAGAVAVGGGAGMGATTTSLPAATDAATEQALLASRSGAVDGGGAVAGTAGQAGAGGANPGGANAGGVNASTHAAATPFAPVTGASGQPAGPGGGAAGARGIRNGTTQRDRGFGSAAGMLGGSGATAAGAGAGAARMGGAGTLAGLGTPGGAGMGGPTAGAPGAGGVSAGAGAAGSPAGAFSSSSPGGAQAGRAGMVPMGMMGAAGAGQNEGRRGHTPAGYLTNATNASEIIGEPVKVAPAVLGRTPRTEDATAEHEPEEGNTYKGRVIGRRTAET comes from the coding sequence ATGCTTACTTCGGGTGGTCGCTACGAGAAGTTCTTATCCACAGAGGGAGCCTTCGACACCGCCCGCCAAATCGGCACCGTCTATTCGCTGTTCGCAGGCGAGGATCTCCGAACGCTGCTGAATGGTTACGTGGATCAAGCCAAAGCCATGTCAATGCTTTTCGCCGCTGCTGGCGGATTGATCGAGGCGCAGGACGAGGCGGTGGCGGCGGCCTTGGGAAAGGCGGCGCAGGAACCGGCCGGGCTGCAGAGCCTGGGGCTGATGGGTTCACTCGGATCCACCATCGCGATGCTCGACGCCGCCGACGGGACCAGCACGCCGCGCGGGTACGACCGAGTCGGCCCCGAGGAGGTGTCAGGCGCTCCGCTGGCGAGGATGGTCTCTGGGGCGCAAGCTCTGGATCCGGCGCAGTTTCAGCAGGTTCGTGATCGCGTCAGCACCGTCGCATCGAGCATCAGGTCGGCCGCCGCCGATCTGCACGGCGGCCTGCGGGACGCGCTCGGCAGCCAATGGCAGGGCGAGTTCGCCGCGCAGGCCAGCACGTCCGTGGGGTCATTCACCGACTCGGTCGACAAGCTGGCCACCGTGCTCGAGCAGGTGGTGGTCAAGGCGGAAACGGCCGAGAACGGCTTCAGCACCACCAAGTCCCGAATCGGCGAGGAATCCGCCTCACTCCAGGCCTCCCAGGTGAACACCCCGGGGTTCGGCTACGTCCACGGGCCGCCGACGCCCGAATCCGCCACCGCGATGGCCGCCGCTCAGGCCGCGGCCGAAGAGCAGGCGCGGGCGATCGTCAACACCGTCTACAGCCCCGCCGTGATGGACGCCAACCTCGCCGACCTGGACATCCCCAGCCCGTACCGCGTCGTGTCGACGTCGGCGCTCGGTGGTGCGAGTGGGCTCGACCTGGTGTCGGCATGGAACGTAGACGGGGTGGTGCGACCCGCTGGCCCGGCCGCGCCCGGTGAGGCCGCACTCGCCGCCGCCGGAGGAGAGGCTGCCCCGGCAGGGGCCGTCGCGGTCGGTGGAGGCGCCGGTATGGGGGCGACGACGACAAGCCTGCCCGCCGCAACCGACGCCGCCACCGAGCAGGCGCTTCTGGCTTCCCGGAGCGGTGCAGTCGATGGAGGGGGAGCGGTAGCGGGAACCGCTGGCCAGGCGGGTGCGGGCGGGGCGAACCCTGGCGGAGCCAACGCGGGCGGTGTGAACGCCTCGACTCACGCCGCCGCCACACCGTTCGCCCCGGTCACTGGAGCTTCCGGGCAACCGGCAGGGCCTGGCGGGGGCGCGGCCGGGGCGCGGGGCATCCGTAACGGCACCACCCAGCGGGACCGCGGATTCGGGTCCGCCGCAGGGATGCTCGGCGGCAGCGGTGCCACGGCGGCAGGAGCAGGAGCGGGGGCGGCCAGGATGGGAGGCGCAGGCACACTGGCGGGCCTCGGAACCCCGGGCGGCGCGGGGATGGGCGGGCCCACCGCAGGAGCGCCGGGAGCAGGCGGCGTGTCAGCGGGCGCGGGGGCTGCAGGATCGCCGGCGGGGGCGTTCTCGTCGTCGTCACCTGGTGGTGCCCAGGCCGGGCGTGCGGGAATGGTGCCGATGGGCATGATGGGCGCGGCGGGAGCCGGACAAAACGAGGGCCGCCGAGGTCACACGCCGGCTGGCTACTTGACCAATGCCACCAACGCCTCGGAGATCATCGGGGAGCCGGTCAAGGTCGCGCCAGCGGTTCTGGGGCGGACGCCGCGGACCGAGGACGCCACTGCCGAACACGAGCCGGAAGAGGGCAATACCTACAAGGGCCGAGTGATCGGACGACGAACCGCTGAGACCTAG
- a CDS encoding DUF3558 family protein — translation MGTFRGVAAALAACVVLSGCASVQGGDQATTTSPVVTESPSNPWDLPIEQRPALFDPCAEIPIEAVEQGVGGPVEEVEELYNDRPGELLSCGWKNDEVLFGVVGTWRSKQEFLSDTEFVDVNPGTAVAERIGLRARDRGDESGTTCYLVFFTSRGAVVVNANLIDSLNSFKGEQFTTACEVLEVAIVPVLRHLPERDF, via the coding sequence GTGGGGACATTCAGAGGAGTAGCTGCCGCGCTCGCGGCGTGCGTGGTGCTGTCCGGGTGCGCGTCGGTTCAGGGGGGCGACCAGGCGACGACGACGAGCCCGGTCGTCACCGAGTCGCCGAGCAATCCCTGGGATCTGCCGATCGAGCAGCGGCCCGCGCTATTCGACCCGTGCGCGGAGATCCCGATCGAGGCGGTGGAACAGGGGGTCGGGGGGCCGGTTGAGGAGGTTGAAGAGCTTTACAACGATCGACCGGGAGAGCTTCTCTCCTGCGGCTGGAAGAACGATGAGGTTCTTTTCGGTGTCGTGGGGACTTGGAGGTCGAAGCAGGAGTTCCTTTCGGATACTGAATTCGTCGATGTGAACCCCGGGACTGCCGTCGCAGAAAGGATCGGACTCCGTGCCCGCGATAGAGGCGATGAAAGCGGTACTACTTGCTACCTGGTCTTCTTCACATCACGCGGTGCGGTAGTCGTGAATGCCAATCTTATAGATTCTCTTAATTCTTTCAAAGGCGAACAATTCACAACTGCATGTGAGGTATTGGAAGTAGCCATAGTTCCAGTGCTGAGACATCTCCCTGAAAGGGATTTTTGA